One region of Chryseobacterium sp. C-71 genomic DNA includes:
- the pruA gene encoding L-glutamate gamma-semialdehyde dehydrogenase, which produces MSKAISQVPFAVNEPVNSYEPGSPEVKSLIAQYKKMWAQKIEIPMVINGKEVKTDDKVQLQSPQDHAHDFGFYHRGTMQHVDDAINAALAAKKQWNELGWEHRAAIFLKAADLLAGPYRDVINAATMIGQSKNVHQAEIDAACEFIDFLRFNVEFMTEMYSEQPVSDAGIWNRVEYRPLEGFVFAVTPFNFTAISGNLPACMAMLGNVVVWKPSDKQIYSAKVIMDVLTEAGLPAGVINMIFTDGKETAEKVLAHRDFAGLHFTGSTKVFQGMWKMIGDNIHNYRTYPRIVGETGGKDFVIAHPSANVEAVATGLVRGSFEYQGQKCSAASRAYIPRSLWADVKKVMETQIASIKIGSPEDPSNFVNAVIDKNSFEKCKGYIDRAEASSNANVIIGGKCDDSKGWFVSPTVIETTDPQYESMVEEIFGPILSVYVYEDKDWTETLKIVDSSSPYSLTGSVFSQDRYATDEAFKALENASGNFYINDKPTGAVVGQQPFGGGRASGTNDKAGSKMNLLRWTSVRSIKETFVSPKDYKYPYLG; this is translated from the coding sequence ATGTCAAAAGCAATTTCGCAAGTACCATTTGCAGTAAACGAACCGGTAAATTCTTACGAACCGGGTTCTCCGGAAGTAAAATCTCTGATCGCTCAATACAAAAAAATGTGGGCACAAAAGATCGAGATTCCAATGGTTATCAATGGTAAAGAAGTAAAAACTGACGATAAAGTTCAGCTTCAGTCTCCTCAGGATCACGCTCATGATTTCGGATTCTACCACAGAGGAACAATGCAACATGTAGATGATGCCATCAACGCTGCTTTAGCTGCTAAAAAACAATGGAATGAGTTGGGTTGGGAACACCGCGCAGCTATTTTCTTAAAAGCTGCTGATCTTTTGGCAGGTCCTTACAGAGATGTAATCAACGCTGCTACAATGATCGGACAGAGTAAAAATGTTCATCAGGCAGAAATTGATGCGGCTTGTGAGTTTATCGATTTCTTGAGATTCAACGTAGAATTCATGACAGAAATGTATTCTGAGCAGCCGGTTTCTGACGCTGGAATCTGGAATCGTGTAGAGTACAGACCTTTAGAAGGATTCGTTTTTGCAGTAACACCTTTCAACTTTACCGCAATTTCCGGAAACTTGCCGGCTTGTATGGCAATGCTTGGAAACGTTGTGGTTTGGAAACCTTCAGACAAACAAATATATTCCGCAAAAGTAATTATGGATGTTCTTACTGAAGCGGGTCTTCCTGCAGGGGTCATCAACATGATTTTCACAGACGGAAAAGAAACTGCTGAGAAAGTTTTGGCACACAGAGATTTTGCAGGACTTCACTTTACAGGTTCAACAAAAGTTTTCCAGGGAATGTGGAAAATGATTGGTGACAATATTCACAACTACAGAACATATCCAAGAATCGTTGGAGAAACAGGTGGAAAAGATTTCGTAATCGCTCATCCTTCTGCTAACGTAGAAGCAGTTGCAACAGGTTTAGTAAGAGGTTCATTTGAATATCAAGGACAGAAATGTTCTGCTGCTTCAAGAGCTTATATTCCAAGATCTCTTTGGGCAGACGTGAAAAAAGTAATGGAAACTCAGATTGCATCCATTAAAATTGGTTCACCTGAAGATCCTTCTAACTTTGTGAATGCCGTGATCGACAAAAACTCTTTCGAAAAATGTAAAGGCTATATCGACAGAGCTGAAGCATCAAGCAATGCCAACGTAATTATCGGTGGAAAATGTGACGATTCTAAAGGATGGTTCGTTAGTCCTACCGTAATTGAAACTACTGACCCTCAATACGAAAGTATGGTAGAAGAAATTTTCGGGCCGATCTTATCTGTATACGTTTACGAAGATAAAGATTGGACAGAAACCCTTAAAATTGTAGATTCATCTTCCCCTTATTCATTAACAGGTTCTGTATTTTCACAAGACAGATATGCAACTGACGAAGCTTTCAAAGCGTTAGAAAATGCTTCTGGAAACTTCTACATCAACGATAAACCAACAGGTGCAGTTGTAGGACAGCAGCCTTTCGGTGGAGGAAGAGCTTCAGGAACTAACGATAAAGCAGGTTCTAAAATGAACTTACTAAGATGGACATCTGTGAGAAGTATCAAGGAAACTTTCGTTTCTCCTAAAGATTATAAATACCCGTATTTGGGATAA
- a CDS encoding DNA topoisomerase IB has product MNQSDQEIISHLKPSKIVKIMKDPVASAKAVNLIYTSDAETAGIIRRKRGKKYLYFKDGEKIKDKEEIKRINGLVIPPAWENVWICAIDNGHLQATGLDARKRKQYRYHSLWSALRNHTKFYRMLQFGYALPEIRLQLEKDLALRNFEKRKILALIVSLMQRTNIRIGNSIYEKLYGSFGLTTLKGKHVKVEGQKINFAFKGKKGVMHDVNLKSKRLAKLITKCKEIPGKELFQYYDSEGNRHHIDSGMVNDYIKELSGEDFTAKDFRTWSGTVNALIAFKEIGYAENNTQYKKKVKAALDIVAEHLGNTSTVCRKYYVHPLVINLYENNSIKKYLDALEVIEENDGKAGLTHEEKLVLKILENEKM; this is encoded by the coding sequence ATGAATCAATCAGACCAAGAGATTATTTCTCACCTGAAGCCGTCAAAGATTGTTAAAATTATGAAGGATCCGGTAGCTTCTGCAAAGGCAGTGAATCTTATTTACACTTCCGATGCAGAGACAGCCGGTATCATCCGCAGAAAAAGAGGTAAGAAATATCTTTATTTCAAAGACGGCGAGAAAATCAAAGACAAAGAAGAGATCAAACGAATCAACGGTTTGGTCATTCCTCCGGCATGGGAAAATGTGTGGATATGTGCCATCGATAACGGCCACCTTCAGGCAACAGGTCTGGACGCAAGAAAAAGAAAACAATACAGATATCATTCGCTTTGGAGTGCATTGAGAAATCACACAAAATTCTACAGAATGCTTCAGTTTGGCTATGCCTTACCTGAAATCCGTCTGCAGTTAGAAAAAGATTTAGCCTTAAGAAATTTTGAAAAAAGAAAAATCCTTGCATTAATTGTAAGCTTAATGCAGCGCACGAACATTAGAATTGGGAATAGCATTTACGAAAAACTTTACGGTTCTTTTGGGCTGACAACTCTGAAAGGAAAACACGTAAAAGTGGAAGGACAGAAAATCAATTTTGCCTTCAAAGGTAAAAAAGGAGTGATGCATGATGTCAATCTGAAAAGTAAAAGACTCGCAAAACTAATTACAAAATGCAAAGAAATTCCGGGAAAAGAACTCTTTCAATATTACGACAGCGAAGGAAACCGCCATCACATTGATTCTGGAATGGTGAATGATTATATTAAAGAATTAAGTGGAGAAGATTTTACAGCAAAAGATTTCAGAACCTGGTCAGGTACAGTCAACGCTTTAATTGCGTTCAAAGAAATCGGATATGCCGAAAACAATACTCAATACAAAAAGAAAGTAAAAGCTGCATTAGATATTGTCGCCGAACATCTCGGAAATACAAGCACCGTTTGCAGAAAATATTACGTTCATCCTTTAGTCATCAATCTTTACGAAAACAATTCTATCAAAAAATACCTTGATGCTTTAGAAGTCATTGAAGAAAACGACGGAAAAGCAGGACTGACACACGAGGAAAAATTAGTTTTAAAAATTTTGGAAAACGAAAAAATGTAG
- a CDS encoding DUF6526 family protein → MKTQNYQNHRKFYPPHHFILLPLLMVLEAYGIYKIWDDSENQLIWILFSVIIFLIFYLAFMTRQHYALGLQNRIVRLEFRQRYFEIFNKRSDQVCEKLSFGQIAALRFAYDEEFKELLYKALNENISGDEIKKSIKNWRPDNERI, encoded by the coding sequence ATGAAAACACAGAATTACCAAAATCACAGGAAATTTTACCCGCCTCACCACTTCATTTTGCTTCCATTACTGATGGTTTTAGAGGCTTACGGAATTTATAAAATTTGGGACGACTCAGAAAACCAACTGATATGGATTTTATTTTCGGTCATCATTTTTCTGATTTTCTATTTGGCATTCATGACCAGACAGCATTATGCACTCGGACTTCAAAACAGAATCGTACGATTGGAGTTCAGACAAAGATATTTTGAGATTTTCAATAAAAGGTCAGATCAAGTTTGTGAAAAACTCAGTTTTGGACAAATTGCCGCTCTGAGATTTGCTTATGATGAAGAGTTTAAAGAACTTTTATACAAAGCCTTAAACGAAAATATTTCAGGAGACGAGATCAAAAAGTCAATCAAAAATTGGCGTCCCGATAACGAAAGAATTTAA
- a CDS encoding aminopeptidase P family protein, protein MTSKEKVAALREEMQKNNVDAFIIYSADPHMSEYLPEEWQERAWLSGFLGSAGFVVVTKDKAGLWTDGRYFTQAPIELAGSGIDLFKDGMEGTPNYIDWIISEIPVSGKVAVNALATSHANWELLFEKLNAKNITLVDNALLKNVWKERGEASKNPIYTHPVERAGKSVVDKIAAIRQKMESLEVTVHVISSLDDVAWTLNLRGSDVESNPVFLGYIIITKNDAILFTGLEKMEVEARKQMDEAWVKMMPYEEFYNHLRTIKNEKVLVSPNSNQSIFEALKIGNEFVKAAVPGNLMKAQKNETELEGFRKVMVRDGVAMVKFLYWLTHNAGKETMNEYSIGQKLKGFRAEGENFVGESFGSIVGYKDNGAIMHYSAKKEGSKDVTNDATILVDSGGQYLEGTTDITRTFAWGTASEEFKTNSTLVLQGLIRLSMVKFPKGTRGVQLDAIARLPLWMNGKDFNHGTGHGVGSFMNVHEGPQNIRKDLNPQELLVGMVCSNEPGYYVEGEYGIRHENLIAVKESETTTSGTFYEFETLTFCPFFKDTIAKEILSVEEINWLNDYHRTCEEKLAPHLEGEVKEWFLELVKPL, encoded by the coding sequence ATGACTTCAAAGGAAAAAGTAGCTGCGCTCCGTGAGGAGATGCAAAAAAACAATGTTGATGCATTTATCATATATTCTGCCGACCCGCATATGAGCGAATATCTGCCGGAAGAGTGGCAGGAAAGAGCCTGGCTGTCGGGATTTTTAGGCTCTGCAGGTTTTGTAGTAGTGACGAAAGATAAGGCCGGACTTTGGACGGATGGAAGATATTTTACACAGGCTCCGATTGAATTGGCGGGCTCAGGAATTGACCTTTTCAAAGACGGAATGGAGGGAACTCCAAACTATATCGACTGGATTATTTCTGAAATTCCTGTAAGCGGTAAAGTGGCTGTGAATGCTTTGGCGACTTCTCATGCTAACTGGGAACTGCTTTTTGAAAAACTGAATGCCAAAAACATTACACTAGTTGACAATGCTTTACTAAAGAATGTTTGGAAAGAGAGAGGGGAAGCTTCAAAAAATCCTATTTATACACACCCTGTCGAAAGAGCTGGGAAATCTGTGGTTGATAAAATTGCAGCGATCCGCCAAAAGATGGAAAGCCTGGAAGTGACTGTTCACGTGATTTCGAGCCTTGATGATGTTGCATGGACATTGAATTTGAGAGGAAGCGACGTAGAAAGTAATCCTGTATTTTTAGGATACATTATTATTACGAAAAATGACGCAATCTTGTTCACAGGCCTTGAAAAGATGGAAGTTGAAGCAAGAAAGCAAATGGACGAAGCTTGGGTGAAGATGATGCCTTATGAAGAATTCTACAATCACCTGAGAACTATCAAAAACGAAAAAGTTTTAGTTTCACCCAACAGCAATCAATCGATTTTTGAGGCTTTAAAAATCGGAAATGAATTTGTAAAAGCTGCTGTTCCTGGAAATCTGATGAAAGCTCAGAAAAATGAAACTGAATTGGAAGGTTTCAGAAAAGTAATGGTAAGAGATGGTGTTGCGATGGTGAAATTTCTTTATTGGCTGACGCACAATGCCGGAAAAGAGACGATGAACGAATATTCTATCGGACAAAAACTGAAAGGCTTCCGTGCAGAAGGAGAAAATTTCGTGGGAGAAAGCTTTGGAAGTATCGTTGGGTATAAAGATAATGGTGCCATCATGCACTACTCTGCAAAAAAAGAAGGTAGCAAAGATGTAACGAATGATGCAACTATTTTAGTAGATTCAGGAGGTCAGTATTTAGAAGGAACCACTGATATTACGAGAACTTTTGCTTGGGGTACGGCTTCTGAAGAGTTTAAAACAAATTCAACTTTGGTTTTACAGGGATTAATCCGTCTTTCAATGGTGAAATTCCCTAAAGGGACGAGAGGCGTACAGTTGGATGCCATTGCAAGACTTCCTTTATGGATGAATGGTAAAGATTTTAATCACGGAACAGGTCACGGTGTGGGAAGTTTTATGAATGTACATGAAGGTCCGCAAAACATCAGAAAAGATTTGAATCCTCAGGAATTGCTTGTAGGGATGGTTTGTTCAAACGAGCCTGGATATTATGTAGAAGGTGAATACGGAATCCGTCATGAGAACCTGATTGCCGTAAAAGAATCTGAAACTACAACTTCTGGAACTTTCTATGAGTTTGAAACATTGACGTTCTGTCCGTTCTTCAAAGACACGATTGCAAAAGAAATTTTGTCTGTTGAAGAAATCAATTGGCTGAATGATTACCACAGAACTTGTGAAGAAAAACTAGCTCCACATTTGGAAGGTGAAGTAAAAGAATGGTTCTTAGAATTGGTAAAACCTTTGTAA
- a CDS encoding TonB-dependent receptor codes for MAKFYFLALTFCGSLVFSQKRDSATLISEVRIDAYKKPTSFITSTKSVSVVSENLLNQNTPERLLESINQIAGARMEERSPGSYRISLRGSSLRSPFGVRNVKVYLDDFILSDASGNTYFNLVSPELINRMEIFKGPESGDFGAATGGTVLLQTQNSEKTTANLSVGSYGTFNESVNFSKQFGKHFFQIFQNYYRTDSYREQSAVERKQIFIKDNFKYSKNAELKAMILLSDMDYQTPGGLTLEQMQLNRKQARPKTATVPGAKEQDAGIRNKMVLAGISHDFKIIPNLSHFVLAQGSYVDFENPFITNFENRFESNFALRTHLNYQQNWEKVSAEWRLGFEGGTNNIFIKNFDNNRGVEGDPQNFDKLKNNSGFFFVSQKLNFNEKLFSDISLSLNSNAYEWEKLYPTSENGKTKFKDQLLPNFGLTYLIGKGFSVRGKIGKGNSAPTNEEIRSSNQEFNLNLVPEYGWNKEIGVRKQFGNILFAEANYFDFRMKDAIVRRQNERGQEFFVNSGATVQKGIELLLESKNFNLKNDFLSNFKFRFSGSFYDFKFQNYQQGENDFSGNDLTGVPKTTINSLLNFTFFNKLSVDYSHFYTSKMPLNDANTVWPDSNLIGNIQFIYPLQFEKTRLNLFLQIQNLYNTDYVLGFDINAFGNRYYNPAAKRNFVLGVKVDF; via the coding sequence ATGGCCAAATTTTATTTTTTAGCACTCACTTTTTGCGGTTCATTAGTCTTTTCTCAGAAACGAGATTCAGCGACCTTGATTTCTGAAGTACGAATTGATGCGTACAAAAAACCGACTTCCTTTATAACTTCTACAAAATCAGTTTCTGTAGTTTCAGAAAATTTATTAAATCAAAATACACCAGAAAGACTGCTCGAATCTATCAATCAGATTGCGGGAGCAAGAATGGAAGAACGTTCACCAGGAAGTTACAGGATTTCGTTGCGTGGAAGCAGTTTGCGTTCACCATTTGGAGTCAGAAATGTTAAAGTCTATCTGGATGATTTTATTTTGTCTGATGCATCGGGAAATACTTATTTTAATCTCGTTTCACCCGAATTGATCAACAGAATGGAAATCTTTAAAGGTCCTGAAAGTGGTGATTTTGGAGCAGCAACTGGTGGAACGGTTTTGTTGCAGACGCAGAATTCAGAAAAGACTACGGCCAATCTTTCTGTTGGAAGTTATGGAACTTTTAATGAAAGCGTAAATTTTTCAAAACAATTTGGGAAGCACTTTTTTCAAATTTTCCAAAATTATTATCGCACAGATTCTTACCGAGAACAGTCTGCAGTTGAAAGAAAACAGATTTTCATCAAAGACAATTTTAAGTATTCAAAAAATGCTGAACTGAAAGCCATGATTCTTCTTTCAGATATGGATTATCAGACTCCAGGCGGATTGACTTTAGAGCAAATGCAGCTTAATAGAAAACAGGCCAGACCAAAGACGGCAACTGTTCCTGGAGCAAAAGAACAAGATGCGGGAATCCGTAATAAAATGGTTTTAGCAGGAATTTCTCATGACTTTAAAATTATTCCAAATCTATCACATTTTGTTTTGGCTCAGGGATCTTATGTAGATTTTGAAAATCCGTTTATTACCAATTTTGAAAACCGTTTTGAAAGTAATTTTGCATTAAGAACTCATCTGAATTATCAGCAAAACTGGGAAAAAGTTTCTGCAGAATGGAGATTGGGTTTTGAAGGCGGAACAAACAATATTTTCATTAAAAATTTTGATAATAATAGAGGAGTAGAAGGTGATCCGCAGAATTTTGATAAGCTTAAAAACAATTCGGGATTCTTTTTCGTTTCCCAGAAATTGAATTTTAATGAAAAACTATTTTCAGATATTTCATTAAGTTTAAATTCAAATGCTTACGAATGGGAAAAGCTGTATCCAACGTCTGAAAATGGGAAAACAAAATTTAAAGATCAGTTGCTTCCCAATTTTGGACTGACCTATCTTATTGGAAAAGGTTTTTCAGTAAGAGGAAAGATTGGTAAAGGGAATTCTGCTCCGACCAACGAAGAAATCCGCTCATCTAATCAGGAATTTAATCTCAATCTTGTTCCCGAATATGGTTGGAATAAAGAAATAGGTGTGAGAAAACAGTTCGGCAATATATTGTTCGCAGAAGCCAATTATTTTGATTTCCGAATGAAAGATGCCATCGTCAGAAGACAAAATGAGCGTGGACAGGAATTTTTTGTGAATTCAGGTGCAACCGTTCAAAAAGGAATAGAATTACTTTTAGAATCTAAAAATTTCAATCTAAAAAATGATTTTCTAAGCAATTTTAAATTTAGGTTTTCAGGAAGTTTCTACGATTTTAAATTTCAAAATTATCAGCAGGGAGAAAATGATTTTTCGGGGAATGATTTAACCGGAGTTCCAAAAACGACCATTAACAGTTTATTGAATTTTACTTTCTTTAATAAACTTTCAGTCGATTACTCGCATTTCTATACTTCAAAAATGCCTTTGAATGATGCAAATACGGTTTGGCCAGATTCCAATTTGATCGGAAATATTCAGTTCATATATCCTTTACAATTTGAAAAGACAAGACTAAATTTATTTCTGCAAATTCAGAATTTGTACAATACCGATTACGTTTTAGGATTTGATATCAACGCTTTCGGAAACCGTTATTACAATCCTGCTGCGAAAAGGAATTTTGTTTTGGGTGTGAAGGTTGATTTTTAA
- a CDS encoding S41 family peptidase — MKKLVIFTFISTLCSVHTFAQADSIQTYVTKALKIMKNKSVNKSKLNWEDIFNKTLAETSKAKTIKETYPSIKNALNSLNDSHSNFYSEKMVRAYTLGYKATGQEFPVIKSELLENQYAYINLPDIGSFNKGDWNMYINTFYEKVNDLQKRNPKGWIIDLRGNFGGMLYPMYAAIAPFLDSKNVVGTKDAEGAIEYYNYKNGKFYEGTTATQLFQLTQKEPKAVKKHIAILVNKVTGSSAEFITAAFVGQKNIKIIGTKTQGLTSGNQEYKLSDGSFLVLTIGNIVDRTGKEYAKIGEGISPDITIEKSSDEGKTDEAYLRKAFEFIDGKKKD; from the coding sequence ATGAAAAAACTTGTCATCTTCACATTCATATCTACATTATGTTCGGTTCATACTTTTGCTCAGGCAGACAGCATTCAAACGTATGTCACCAAAGCACTAAAGATTATGAAAAATAAATCGGTTAATAAATCTAAACTCAACTGGGAAGATATATTTAATAAGACCTTAGCAGAAACTTCAAAAGCTAAAACTATTAAAGAAACTTATCCGAGTATTAAGAATGCTCTAAATTCTTTAAATGACTCTCACTCAAATTTTTATTCTGAAAAAATGGTAAGAGCATATACTTTAGGGTACAAAGCAACAGGACAAGAATTCCCGGTTATCAAAAGCGAATTGCTAGAAAACCAATACGCTTACATCAATTTGCCAGATATTGGCTCATTCAATAAAGGCGATTGGAATATGTATATCAACACTTTTTACGAAAAAGTGAATGACTTACAAAAACGCAATCCAAAAGGATGGATTATTGATCTGAGAGGAAATTTTGGAGGAATGCTTTATCCGATGTATGCCGCAATAGCACCTTTTTTGGACAGCAAAAATGTGGTGGGCACAAAAGATGCTGAGGGAGCGATTGAATATTACAATTATAAAAACGGTAAATTTTATGAAGGCACTACGGCAACTCAATTATTTCAACTGACCCAGAAAGAGCCAAAAGCTGTAAAAAAGCACATTGCTATCCTTGTGAATAAAGTTACCGGAAGTTCTGCTGAATTTATCACCGCAGCATTTGTAGGCCAAAAAAATATAAAGATAATCGGCACAAAAACTCAGGGTTTAACATCCGGAAATCAGGAATACAAATTATCAGACGGTTCTTTTCTTGTGCTGACTATCGGGAATATTGTCGACAGAACAGGAAAGGAATATGCTAAAATTGGTGAAGGAATTTCTCCTGATATCACAATCGAAAAATCATCCGACGAAGGTAAAACCGATGAAGCTTATTTGAGAAAAGCTTTCGAATTTATTGATGGTAAAAAGAAAGATTAA